The Sulfuricurvum sp. IAE1 genome includes a region encoding these proteins:
- a CDS encoding gamma-glutamylcyclotransferase, translated as LFVYGTLKRGYWNHQRFCAQARSIEPAVVWGRLYHLNAGFPALEVPECLILARGTADPLADARRQQESGTPRFGRPTGDWDLIHGELVTFTDPQRDLPPIDRLEGFRPGGQSMYQRVMVAAGCRNASIAVWIYRMARVTN; from the coding sequence CTCTTCGTCTACGGCACCCTGAAACGGGGCTACTGGAACCATCAACGCTTCTGCGCCCAGGCCCGCAGCATCGAACCGGCCGTGGTCTGGGGCAGGCTCTACCATCTCAACGCCGGGTTCCCGGCCCTGGAAGTGCCGGAATGTCTGATCCTGGCCCGGGGCACCGCCGATCCACTGGCCGACGCCCGCAGGCAGCAGGAGAGCGGCACACCGCGCTTCGGCCGCCCGACCGGCGACTGGGATCTGATCCATGGGGAACTGGTGACCTTCACCGACCCGCAACGGGACCTGCCGCCCATCGACCGGCTGGAAGGCTTCCGGCCCGGCGGCCAGAGCATGTACCAGCGGGTGATGGTGGCCGCTGGATGCCGGAACGCTTCAATTGCAGTGTGGATTTACAGGATGGCTCGGGTTACAAAC